ATGGTTATGGGTTTCCGCAATGCTGCAAGCTCACGAAACACTCTTCAAGGCCCTGGCTGACCCGACCCGGCGCGCCATTTTTGAGCGGTTGTGTCGTCACGGCGACCTGACTGTCGGCGCGCTGACCGCCGAGGCCGGCGTGTCGCAACCGGCGGTGTCGAAGCACCTCGGGATACTGAAGCAGGCCGGGCTGGTCAGCGACCGCCATGAGGGACGGCAAACGCACTACCGCGCCCAGCCAGCCGCGCTGAACCCGCTGAAAGAGTGGACCCAGCAGATGACCGCGTTCTGGCTGGCGCGCTTTGACGACCTCGAACGGGTGCTACAGGGGATGGACCAATGAATAAACGTGCTGAAGACACTCAGTCTGTGGTGGTCGAGCGAGAGCTGCTGCATCCGCCAGAAAAAGTCTGGCGCGCGCTGACCCAGCCCCACCTGATGGAGGCCTGGCTGACCAAGACAGACTTCAGCGCGGCAGTGGGGCACTGCTTCGCATTGCAGTTTGATTGGGGCGCCGTCGAGTGCCGCGTTCTGGAGCTCGCGCAACACCAGGCGCTGTCGTACACCTGGGAATCGGGCGCGCTGAAGAGCGTGGTCCACTGGACCCTGACGCCTACCGCCAAAGGCACCCTGCTGCGCATGGAGCAAGCGGGCTTTGCATCGGCGGATTCGCCGGACTACCCGCAGCAGGCGCGGTACTACATGGGCGCCAAAGCCGGGTGGCCGCGATTCATGGCGGCACTGGAGCGAGTTCTGGAAAACGAGGAAGAGGGCGTACAACAGTGAATATCACACTTTGGATCTTGCAAGGTCTGCTCGCGTTTCACACCGTGATGGGCGCCGTCTGGAAATTCTCCAACTCGGTGCAAACCGTGCCCTCATTACAGGCCATTCCGCAAGGCGCCTGGCTCGGGCTTGGCGTATTCGAACTGTTTCTGAGCGTGGCGCTGATTCTGCCAGCCCTGTACAAACCGGCAGCGCTGCTGGCGCCCATGGCGGCGCTCTGCATCGCCGCTGTCATGTTGCTGTACTGCGGCCTGCACCTGGCCTCCGGTGATGCGAATCACGGTCAGATGATCTACTGGCTGGTGGTGGCCGCCGTGTGCGCGTTCATTGCCTATGGCAGGTTTGTGCTCAAGCCGCTTTAACAGAAGGGCAGCAGCAGGGCAGCAGCAGGGGCAGGGGGCAAGACGGCAGCACCTAAAACCCGGATAATGTGCGGCCCTGAAATACCCCGGTGCCCGCTCATGGAAATCAAGGTCAATTATCTCGACAACCTCCGCCTGGAGGCCCTGTTCGACGACTTCAAGGTGATTTCCGACCAGCCGATTCGCTACAAGGGCGACGGCTCGGCGCCCGGGCCGTTCGATTACTTCCTCGCGTCCTCGGCGCTGTGCGCGGCCTATTTCGTCAAGGTGTACTGCAACACCCGCGATATCCCCACCGACAATATCCGCCTGTCGCAGAACAACATCGTCGACCCGGAAAATCGCTACAAGCAGATCTTCCGCATTCAGG
This sequence is a window from Isoalcanivorax indicus. Protein-coding genes within it:
- a CDS encoding ArsR/SmtB family transcription factor, translated to MLQAHETLFKALADPTRRAIFERLCRHGDLTVGALTAEAGVSQPAVSKHLGILKQAGLVSDRHEGRQTHYRAQPAALNPLKEWTQQMTAFWLARFDDLERVLQGMDQ
- a CDS encoding DoxX family protein, with protein sequence MNITLWILQGLLAFHTVMGAVWKFSNSVQTVPSLQAIPQGAWLGLGVFELFLSVALILPALYKPAALLAPMAALCIAAVMLLYCGLHLASGDANHGQMIYWLVVAAVCAFIAYGRFVLKPL
- a CDS encoding SRPBCC family protein → MNKRAEDTQSVVVERELLHPPEKVWRALTQPHLMEAWLTKTDFSAAVGHCFALQFDWGAVECRVLELAQHQALSYTWESGALKSVVHWTLTPTAKGTLLRMEQAGFASADSPDYPQQARYYMGAKAGWPRFMAALERVLENEEEGVQQ